A single genomic interval of Streptomyces sp. NBC_00663 harbors:
- a CDS encoding sensor histidine kinase, which translates to MQKTRPRRTSKQTASADTTSATAPDGAVVGKGRPTHVRNRLIVAVAVVAAAIAGAGAPSVLAASQDLSDSQDLVTLAEQTQDALALAHALADERDEVTSYVAAGRPRSKAPSEQRSARVDRQVEEMRADTDTPADLRADLDGIAALRRAVLTGKSTALEVHASYSATITELHRLAEQLAEQLPPRAGSGAYSLAELDSAVQQAAATRGLLLAALSVPSSTQTVTDPITGIASTVTTTSDADAKQRAALTAAAQQARLRSDAALADFHETAPKDTAARYDSTVTGPEVNSAEKYLASLTDQPTLSDREFATSAKKLDAALSARVELMRGVESALYHQRTEDLAQLRDDDVTAWEIRIAVLGALMLLTVGIATAMARTLTRPLAVLRLGTARLATAADPATAEPVKFTGRNDEFAQVVRSVNALHAHVAGVQGRITTLEADRKHLVAQRQKMADAREELRAELAESAAQLTRLRESIGGTFVNLALRTLGLVERQLAVIEGLEEREQDPDRLATLFKLDHFATVMRRHSENLLVLAGTEHVQQHAGPVPLVDVVRAAVSEIERYERVRIAALPPHAHVAGFAADDLSHLLAELMENATSFSPPDMPVEVSGWLLESGEVMLSVQDEGIGMTEDRLTSLNSRLAEFDPDSPYDQEGEEGLGLGLYVVARLAHRHGVRVRLREQKQGGIAAVVVLPKPLLAAAPAAAVPSATSATSPLSATTHSFSLPGADAEANSNVLPGRSVGAGDPLVELAEKTVRKSESASETTMELLAPVPAPTDERPAKTDEQPAAADGESAPQGPPAPDDESSTGGTGGNNSVEGEAETEHDRADDEQLTAKGLPKRTPKITAPSDQPPRQRTASVDADALRRRLGGFRRGAEAGYRDVEAEIAEQTGQTRTPAHSEEATGGTPEEASS; encoded by the coding sequence GTGCAGAAGACGCGGCCTCGTCGTACGAGCAAGCAGACGGCCTCCGCCGACACCACCTCCGCCACCGCCCCTGACGGGGCCGTCGTGGGCAAGGGCCGTCCCACCCACGTACGCAACCGGCTCATCGTCGCCGTCGCCGTCGTGGCCGCCGCCATCGCCGGGGCCGGAGCCCCCTCCGTGCTCGCCGCCTCCCAGGACCTCAGCGACTCCCAGGACCTGGTGACCCTCGCCGAGCAGACCCAGGACGCCCTCGCCCTCGCCCACGCGCTCGCCGACGAGCGGGACGAGGTCACCTCCTACGTCGCCGCCGGGCGCCCCCGGTCCAAGGCGCCGTCAGAGCAGCGCAGCGCCCGCGTCGACCGGCAGGTCGAGGAAATGCGCGCCGACACCGACACCCCGGCCGACCTCCGTGCCGACCTCGACGGGATCGCCGCCCTGCGCAGAGCGGTGCTCACCGGCAAGAGCACCGCTCTCGAAGTGCACGCCTCCTACTCCGCCACCATCACCGAGCTGCACCGCCTCGCCGAGCAACTGGCCGAGCAGCTGCCGCCCCGCGCCGGCTCCGGCGCGTACTCCCTCGCCGAGCTGGACTCCGCCGTCCAGCAGGCCGCCGCCACCCGCGGCCTGCTCCTGGCCGCCCTCAGCGTGCCCAGCAGCACCCAGACGGTCACCGACCCCATCACCGGGATCGCCTCCACCGTCACCACCACCTCCGACGCCGACGCCAAGCAGCGCGCCGCCCTCACCGCCGCCGCCCAGCAGGCCCGACTGCGCTCCGACGCCGCGCTCGCCGACTTCCACGAGACCGCGCCCAAGGACACCGCCGCCCGGTACGACTCCACCGTCACCGGCCCCGAGGTCAACTCCGCCGAGAAGTACCTGGCCTCCCTCACCGACCAGCCCACCCTCTCCGACCGCGAGTTCGCCACCAGCGCCAAGAAGCTCGACGCCGCCCTCTCCGCTCGCGTCGAGCTGATGCGCGGCGTGGAGTCCGCGCTCTACCACCAGCGCACCGAGGACCTCGCCCAGCTCCGCGACGACGACGTCACCGCCTGGGAGATCCGCATCGCGGTCCTGGGCGCCCTCATGCTGCTCACCGTCGGCATCGCCACCGCCATGGCCCGTACGCTCACCCGCCCGCTGGCGGTCCTGCGGCTGGGCACCGCGCGGCTGGCCACGGCGGCGGACCCGGCCACCGCGGAACCCGTCAAGTTCACCGGCCGCAACGACGAGTTCGCCCAGGTCGTCCGCTCCGTCAACGCCCTGCACGCGCATGTCGCCGGCGTCCAGGGGCGGATCACCACCCTTGAGGCCGACCGCAAGCACCTCGTCGCCCAGCGTCAGAAGATGGCCGACGCCCGCGAGGAACTGCGCGCCGAACTCGCCGAGTCCGCAGCTCAGTTGACCCGCCTGCGCGAAAGCATCGGCGGCACCTTCGTCAACCTCGCACTGCGCACGCTCGGTCTGGTCGAGCGCCAACTCGCCGTCATCGAGGGCCTGGAGGAGCGCGAGCAGGACCCCGACCGCCTCGCGACCCTCTTCAAGCTCGACCACTTCGCCACCGTCATGCGCCGCCACAGCGAGAACCTCCTGGTCCTCGCCGGCACGGAACACGTCCAGCAGCACGCGGGCCCGGTCCCGCTGGTGGACGTCGTCCGGGCCGCGGTCAGCGAGATCGAGCGCTACGAGCGGGTCCGCATCGCCGCGCTCCCGCCCCACGCGCACGTCGCGGGCTTCGCCGCCGACGACCTCTCCCACCTCCTCGCGGAGTTGATGGAGAACGCCACGTCCTTCTCCCCGCCGGACATGCCCGTCGAGGTCTCCGGCTGGCTGCTGGAGAGCGGCGAGGTCATGCTCTCCGTCCAGGACGAGGGCATCGGCATGACCGAGGACCGCCTGACGAGCCTCAACTCCCGCCTCGCCGAGTTCGACCCGGACTCCCCGTACGACCAGGAGGGCGAGGAGGGTCTCGGCCTCGGCCTCTACGTCGTCGCCCGCCTGGCCCACCGCCACGGCGTCCGCGTCCGGCTGCGCGAGCAGAAGCAGGGCGGTATCGCGGCGGTGGTGGTCCTGCCGAAGCCGCTGCTGGCGGCGGCACCGGCGGCAGCGGTCCCGTCCGCGACCTCCGCGACCTCCCCGCTGTCGGCCACGACCCACTCCTTCTCCCTCCCGGGCGCCGACGCGGAGGCCAACTCCAATGTCCTGCCGGGCCGTTCGGTGGGTGCGGGCGACCCGCTGGTGGAGCTGGCGGAGAAGACCGTACGGAAGTCGGAGTCCGCGTCGGAGACGACGATGGAACTCCTGGCCCCGGTACCGGCCCCCACCGACGAGCGCCCGGCGAAGACCGACGAACAACCCGCGGCCGCCGACGGCGAATCCGCCCCGCAGGGGCCACCCGCACCCGACGACGAAAGCAGTACGGGTGGTACGGGTGGGAACAACTCCGTCGAAGGCGAAGCCGAGACGGAACACGACCGCGCCGACGACGAACAACTCACCGCAAAGGGCCTCCCCAAGCGCACCCCGAAGATCACGGCACCATCAGATCAACCGCCCCGCCAGCGCACGGCATCCGTGGACGCCGACGCCCTCCGCCGTAGGCTCGGTGGCTTCCGCCGGGGGGCGGAGGCGGGCTACCGCGACGTGGAAGCAGAGATCGCCGAACAGACGGGGCAGACGAGGACGCCCGCACATTCCGAAGAAGCCACGGGGGGCA
- a CDS encoding toll/interleukin-1 receptor domain-containing protein, whose protein sequence is MGRYECRCPGGALAGAERYDVFFSYAHGDGEWPVALAENLQRLGLRVWFDRWEMVGGQLVPMRLQEGLASSAAVVAVVTPIHRTGTGTRRRGRGGRGQGRAGPGAAGSRSAERAGHDRGGHRPLRHRTGGLRWTGPSPRSSWPVRRKGCRDHHVGHSSER, encoded by the coding sequence TTGGGCCGTTACGAGTGCCGGTGCCCTGGTGGCGCCCTAGCCGGGGCCGAGCGGTACGACGTCTTCTTCTCCTACGCACACGGCGACGGGGAGTGGCCCGTCGCGCTCGCGGAGAATCTTCAGCGGCTCGGGTTGAGGGTCTGGTTCGACCGTTGGGAGATGGTCGGCGGGCAGTTGGTGCCCATGCGGTTGCAGGAGGGGCTGGCGAGCTCCGCCGCGGTGGTGGCCGTGGTGACCCCCATCCACCGCACAGGCACCGGAACCCGCCGTCGAGGACGCGGCGGCCGAGGCCAGGGCAGGGCTGGCCCGGGAGCTGCTGGGTCGAGGAGTGCCGAGCGTGCTGGCCATGACCGAGGCGGTCACCGACCCCTACGCCACCGAACTGGCGGCCTGCGTTGGACTGGTCCATCCCCACGCTCTTCCTGGCCGGTCCGCCGAAAGGGATGCAGAGATCATCATGTCGGCCACTCTTCCGAGCGCTGA
- a CDS encoding MarR family winged helix-turn-helix transcriptional regulator, with translation MHEDANGGGSGAGSALPGSGVDQPEFLALERELTVLLRRARANQGEMAREVHPDLESSAYGLLVRLDEHGRQRATELAAYIGVGKATMSRQLRALEDLGLVTRAPDPADGRAWLVELTEEGRSRVGRVRDARRARYAGRLADWDPREVSELARLLNQLNLGMEK, from the coding sequence GTGCACGAAGACGCGAACGGCGGCGGAAGCGGAGCCGGCTCCGCCCTGCCCGGGAGTGGTGTGGACCAGCCCGAGTTCCTGGCACTGGAACGGGAGTTGACCGTCCTGCTCCGGCGCGCCCGCGCCAACCAGGGCGAGATGGCCCGCGAGGTCCACCCGGACCTGGAGTCCTCCGCGTACGGCCTCCTGGTCCGCCTCGACGAGCACGGCCGCCAACGGGCCACGGAACTCGCCGCGTACATCGGCGTGGGCAAGGCGACGATGTCCCGCCAGCTCCGGGCCCTCGAAGACCTCGGCCTCGTCACCCGCGCACCCGATCCGGCGGACGGGCGGGCGTGGCTGGTCGAGTTGACGGAGGAGGGGCGGTCACGGGTGGGGCGGGTACGGGACGCTCGGCGGGCTCGGTATGCGGGGCGGCTGGCGGACTGGGACCCGCGGGAGGTCTCGGAACTGGCCCGGCTGCTGAACCAACTGAACCTGGGCATGGAGAAATAG